A genomic stretch from Hydrogenimonas urashimensis includes:
- the napH gene encoding quinol dehydrogenase ferredoxin subunit NapH, protein MKKLFKMRYLILRRIVQIGLLFLYFAGNAYGWSILKGTLSASVLFDTIPLADPFAILQMLSAGAMMGIDVFVGAAIIVLFYGIVGGRAFCSWVCPVNLITDLANWLRRKLLLDKVERKVWVSRNARYWVLGLSLIVSALSGLAAFELVSPITIFNRGVIFGMGMSGGVLLAIFLFDLFGVKNGWCGHICPLGGFYSLIGRFSLIRVRHNEPNCTLCMKCKEVCPESQVLFMIGKKSTTVNMGECVNCARCIEVCDDDALGFSLRDFATTKAKGDNK, encoded by the coding sequence ATGAAAAAGCTCTTTAAAATGCGGTATCTGATACTTCGCAGGATCGTCCAAATCGGCCTCCTTTTTCTCTATTTCGCGGGAAACGCCTACGGATGGAGTATTCTGAAAGGAACACTCAGCGCATCCGTACTGTTTGACACTATTCCGCTGGCCGATCCCTTTGCGATACTGCAGATGCTTTCGGCCGGGGCGATGATGGGCATCGACGTTTTTGTCGGTGCCGCCATCATTGTCCTCTTCTACGGCATCGTCGGCGGCAGGGCTTTTTGCAGCTGGGTCTGTCCGGTCAACCTGATAACCGACCTTGCCAACTGGCTGCGCCGAAAACTTCTGCTCGACAAAGTGGAGAGAAAAGTGTGGGTAAGCCGAAATGCCAGATACTGGGTACTGGGCTTGTCCCTTATCGTCTCAGCACTTTCGGGACTGGCGGCGTTCGAACTTGTCAGTCCCATTACGATATTCAACCGGGGTGTCATCTTCGGCATGGGCATGAGCGGCGGTGTACTGCTGGCGATTTTTCTGTTCGATCTCTTCGGGGTCAAGAACGGATGGTGCGGACATATCTGCCCGCTTGGCGGCTTCTATTCGCTGATCGGGCGTTTCAGTCTGATACGTGTACGCCATAACGAACCCAACTGTACGCTCTGCATGAAATGCAAAGAGGTGTGTCCCGAAAGTCAGGTCCTGTTCATGATCGGAAAAAAGAGCACGACCGTCAACATGGGTGAATGCGTCAACTGCGCCCGCT